One genomic segment of Rivularia sp. PCC 7116 includes these proteins:
- a CDS encoding DevA family ABC transporter ATP-binding protein, with the protein MDSVISVRNLNHFFGKGQLRKQVLFDINLDIEKGEIIIMTGPSGSGKTTLLTLIGGLRLAQEGSLQVLGKEMCAAKPKHLVEARRNNGYIFQAHNLHESLTAVQNVRMGLEVHGNISPKQMYTRSVEMLDLVGLGNRVNYYPDDLSGGQKQRVAIARALVGHPKIVLADEPTAALDKKSGRDVVNLMQSLAKEQGCTILLVTHDNRILDIADRIVYMEDGKLAKNPAQADVPTVVASE; encoded by the coding sequence ATGGATTCTGTTATTTCCGTCCGCAATCTCAATCATTTTTTCGGGAAAGGGCAACTTCGCAAACAGGTTTTATTTGATATCAATTTAGATATAGAGAAAGGTGAAATCATTATTATGACTGGCCCTTCCGGCTCCGGTAAAACTACTCTGCTGACTTTGATTGGTGGATTGCGTTTGGCTCAGGAAGGAAGTTTGCAGGTGCTGGGGAAGGAAATGTGTGCCGCTAAACCCAAGCATTTAGTGGAAGCTAGACGCAACAATGGTTATATTTTCCAAGCTCATAATTTACACGAAAGTTTGACGGCAGTACAGAATGTGCGTATGGGTTTAGAAGTACATGGAAATATTTCACCCAAACAAATGTATACCCGCTCTGTTGAAATGCTCGATTTGGTAGGTTTGGGTAATCGCGTTAATTATTATCCCGATGATTTATCCGGAGGGCAAAAACAAAGAGTGGCGATCGCCAGAGCTTTGGTAGGGCATCCCAAGATTGTATTAGCGGACGAACCAACAGCAGCACTAGATAAAAAATCTGGTAGAGATGTGGTGAATTTAATGCAGTCTTTAGCAAAAGAACAAGGCTGTACGATTCTTTTGGTAACTCACGATAATCGTATTTTGGATATAGCCGACCGCATTGTATACATGGAAGATGGTAAATTGGCTAAAAATCCTGCCCAAGCTGATGTACCTACGGTTGTTGCTAGCGAGTAG
- a CDS encoding HlyD family efflux transporter periplasmic adaptor subunit, translated as MLDNLRLENSPSPELARSSRLVMTVAAFAMGGASVYTLQRFKGGEVAQKPQAPVPAIPKIETVTALGRLEPKGEVIQLSAPAMGAEGSRIEKLLVREGDQVLKDQVIAILDSRDKLMAAFKEAKEAVRVAQANLALVKAGAKKGDIEAQKAGVARLQAEKDTEIKAQQASINRLQVERNTEIRAQQANINRLQAERAREIEAQRATIARLEAELENARLEYQRYQSLYKAGAISVSLRDSKDLVLQTAKEQLAEARANLGRIKASKEQQLAEARANLERIQSSKQQQILQEKANLERIQSSLKQQIAQQKATLESVSEVRSVDVLVAQAEVNRAVAAMNRAEADLKQAYVRSPQSGQIFDINSRPGEKVSNDGIVEIGQTSDMYAIVEVYQSDVNKIRLGQEVELVADAVPGKLRGIVDQIGLQVQKQNVVNSDPSTNIDSRVVEVHVRLDDESSKKAARFTNLQVKAVVEI; from the coding sequence ATGTTAGACAATCTCAGACTAGAAAATTCACCGTCTCCAGAATTAGCTCGTTCATCACGCTTAGTTATGACGGTGGCAGCTTTTGCTATGGGTGGGGCTAGTGTTTATACGCTACAACGGTTTAAAGGTGGTGAGGTAGCACAAAAACCACAAGCACCAGTTCCAGCAATCCCAAAGATAGAAACAGTTACAGCATTGGGGCGACTCGAACCAAAAGGAGAGGTGATTCAATTATCTGCACCAGCAATGGGAGCAGAAGGGAGTCGAATAGAGAAGTTACTGGTAAGGGAAGGAGATCAAGTTTTAAAAGATCAAGTAATTGCAATTTTGGATAGTCGCGACAAACTGATGGCTGCTTTTAAAGAAGCAAAAGAAGCTGTAAGAGTAGCGCAAGCAAATCTGGCATTAGTTAAAGCAGGGGCAAAAAAAGGAGATATTGAAGCTCAAAAAGCAGGTGTGGCTCGCCTGCAAGCTGAAAAAGATACAGAAATTAAAGCACAACAGGCAAGTATTAATCGATTGCAGGTTGAACGAAATACAGAAATTAGAGCGCAGCAAGCAAATATCAATCGATTGCAAGCCGAAAGAGCTAGAGAAATTGAAGCACAAAGAGCAACTATCGCTCGTTTAGAAGCAGAGTTAGAAAATGCTCGATTAGAATACCAGCGCTATCAAAGTTTGTATAAAGCAGGTGCGATATCTGTATCTTTGAGAGATAGTAAAGATTTAGTTTTACAAACAGCAAAAGAGCAATTAGCAGAAGCTAGAGCAAATTTAGGGCGTATCAAAGCCTCAAAAGAGCAGCAATTAGCAGAAGCGCGAGCCAACTTAGAACGCATCCAATCATCTAAACAACAGCAAATATTACAAGAAAAAGCTAATTTAGAGCGCATTCAGTCATCTTTAAAACAGCAAATAGCACAACAAAAAGCTACTTTAGAAAGTGTTTCAGAAGTTCGTTCGGTAGATGTATTAGTTGCTCAAGCAGAAGTTAACCGGGCAGTAGCAGCGATGAATCGAGCCGAAGCAGATTTAAAACAAGCTTACGTGCGTTCTCCCCAAAGCGGTCAGATATTTGACATTAATAGCCGCCCTGGGGAAAAAGTATCAAATGATGGCATAGTCGAAATTGGTCAAACAAGCGATATGTACGCGATAGTCGAAGTTTACCAAAGCGACGTTAATAAAATACGTTTGGGACAAGAAGTTGAACTTGTAGCAGATGCAGTACCCGGTAAATTGAGAGGCATTGTAGACCAAATTGGCTTGCAGGTACAGAAGCAAAATGTAGTTAATAGTGACCCTTCTACAAATATAGATTCCCGAGTAGTAGAAGTCCACGTGCGTTTAGATGACGAATCCAGTAAAAAAGCTGCCAGATTCACTAATTTACAAGTAAAAGCAGTTGTTGAAATTTAA
- a CDS encoding HEAT repeat domain-containing protein, whose product MNTDTPNLIRAVAEADSSARMVSAVQNLVAVKDIAAIPTLIAVFGYNNPAAAVIAVKGLIELGDAAVPQLLEQIDDYNYGARAYSIRTLATIGSPQALDLLLEAAATDFAPSVRRAAAKGLGCLQWQKLDDLERIEAQKKALSTLFSITQDADWAIRYAAVVGLQQLAKIPNLQQEIEAKFSQMRTEDAAIAVRARVALAQEQVAS is encoded by the coding sequence ATGAACACCGACACCCCAAACTTAATTCGTGCCGTCGCAGAAGCTGATTCCTCAGCGCGAATGGTGTCGGCTGTACAGAATTTGGTAGCAGTTAAAGATATTGCAGCAATACCCACATTAATTGCTGTATTCGGATACAATAATCCCGCAGCAGCAGTAATAGCAGTTAAGGGATTAATAGAGTTAGGAGATGCAGCAGTACCGCAACTTCTAGAACAAATTGATGATTACAACTATGGTGCAAGAGCTTATTCAATTCGTACTTTAGCTACCATAGGTAGTCCCCAAGCCTTAGACTTATTATTAGAAGCAGCTGCAACAGACTTTGCTCCTAGCGTGCGTCGCGCAGCAGCGAAAGGGCTAGGCTGCTTGCAATGGCAAAAACTTGATGATTTAGAACGGATTGAGGCTCAAAAAAAAGCACTTTCAACATTGTTCTCAATTACTCAAGATGCAGACTGGGCAATTAGGTATGCTGCTGTTGTCGGCTTACAGCAATTAGCGAAAATTCCTAATTTACAGCAGGAGATAGAAGCTAAGTTTTCTCAAATGCGTACAGAAGATGCTGCAATAGCCGTTCGTGCCCGCGTAGCCTTAGCTCAAGAGCAAGTTGCTAGTTAA
- a CDS encoding phycobilisome linker polypeptide, with amino-acid sequence MAITSAASRLGTEAFDELPRVELRSNATKEDIEAVIRAVYRQLLGNDYLMASERLKSAESLLRDGNMSVREFVRAVAKSELYKNKFFYNNFQTRFIELNYKHLLGRAPYDESEVSYHNDLYHNEGFDVEIDSYIDSKEYTENFGDSIVPFYRGFATQSGQKTVGFNRMFRLYRGYANSDRAQVEGSKSRLARELGTNGASSIVGPSGNNSNWNYRASNDVSPRKNIGNAVGTGDRSYRIEVTGQLFPKYPKVRRSSYAIVVPYERLSDKMQQILRQGGKIVSVTPA; translated from the coding sequence ATGGCGATTACATCAGCAGCGTCCAGGTTGGGAACGGAAGCCTTTGATGAATTACCAAGAGTTGAATTACGCTCTAACGCCACAAAGGAAGATATAGAAGCTGTAATTCGTGCGGTATATCGGCAGCTTTTGGGAAATGATTATTTAATGGCTTCGGAAAGGCTTAAAAGTGCGGAGTCACTTTTACGCGACGGTAACATGAGCGTCCGCGAGTTTGTCCGTGCGGTAGCTAAATCGGAATTGTATAAGAATAAATTTTTCTATAACAATTTCCAAACTCGGTTTATCGAACTTAACTACAAACATTTATTAGGTCGCGCTCCTTATGATGAGTCAGAAGTGAGCTACCATAATGACCTATATCACAATGAAGGGTTTGACGTTGAAATAGACTCCTATATAGATTCCAAGGAGTATACCGAAAATTTCGGTGATAGCATTGTACCATTCTATCGTGGATTTGCAACTCAATCAGGGCAAAAAACTGTCGGTTTTAACCGCATGTTCCGTTTATACCGGGGCTACGCCAACAGCGATCGCGCTCAGGTAGAGGGAAGCAAGTCGCGCTTAGCAAGGGAATTAGGAACCAACGGCGCATCCTCGATTGTAGGACCATCAGGTAACAACAGTAACTGGAATTACCGCGCAAGTAACGATGTATCTCCCAGAAAAAATATAGGAAATGCAGTAGGAACAGGCGACCGTTCGTATCGCATCGAAGTAACGGGTCAGCTTTTCCCGAAATACCCCAAAGTAAGACGCAGCAGCTACGCGATTGTCGTACCTTACGAACGCTTATCAGACAAGATGCAGCAAATTCTGCGTCAAGGTGGAAAAATTGTAAGCGTAACACCAGCTTAG
- a CDS encoding chlorophyll a/b-binding protein: protein MESPTKTDLPPVAPAYNGKDRNSFLFGFNPQAELWNGRLAMIGFVAYLAWDLAGYSVVRDILHIVGY from the coding sequence ATGGAATCTCCTACAAAAACCGACTTACCACCAGTAGCGCCTGCATATAACGGTAAAGACCGCAACTCTTTTCTTTTCGGTTTTAACCCACAAGCAGAACTATGGAACGGACGTTTAGCAATGATTGGTTTTGTTGCTTACTTAGCTTGGGATTTAGCTGGTTACAGCGTAGTTCGCGATATCCTTCACATTGTTGGATACTAA
- a CDS encoding phycobilisome rod-core linker polypeptide, with the protein MSIPVLQYKPSSQNQRVDGYEVASEDTPIMYRLTDAISDQDIDEIIWAGYRQIFSEHLILETYRQPFLESQMRNRAINVSDFIRGLGKTDVYREEVAETNSNYRLVDISFKRFLGRATYNKKEQIAWSIIIATKGLHGFIDALVDSDEYRQNFGNDIVPYQRRRYKGRPFNLVNPRYGADFRNRMAIRYMGGSSYYTARTSGGYATTAEIRKVIPSNFMAMASKVTTDERNYQRTIARVTSQVRNMDIPNMERESSTPQPSVKPVEVALPYRYVPGIKTT; encoded by the coding sequence ATGTCAATCCCAGTACTTCAATATAAACCCAGTTCTCAAAACCAGCGTGTCGATGGCTATGAAGTGGCTAGCGAAGATACGCCAATAATGTATAGATTGACAGATGCCATTTCAGATCAAGATATTGACGAAATTATTTGGGCTGGTTATCGCCAAATCTTCAGCGAACACTTGATATTAGAAACATACCGTCAACCCTTTCTAGAATCACAAATGCGAAATCGGGCGATTAACGTCAGCGATTTTATTCGAGGTTTAGGGAAAACGGACGTTTATCGCGAAGAAGTGGCAGAAACTAATTCTAACTATCGCTTAGTTGATATCAGCTTCAAGCGATTTTTGGGACGTGCAACCTATAACAAAAAAGAGCAAATAGCTTGGTCAATTATCATTGCAACCAAAGGCTTGCATGGATTTATTGACGCTTTGGTGGATAGTGACGAATATCGTCAAAACTTTGGCAACGATATCGTACCTTACCAGCGTCGTCGCTACAAAGGCAGACCATTTAACTTAGTAAATCCCCGCTACGGTGCAGACTTCCGCAACCGGATGGCTATCAGATATATGGGTGGTAGTTCTTACTATACCGCTCGCACTTCTGGAGGATACGCAACCACAGCAGAAATTCGCAAAGTTATTCCCAGTAACTTTATGGCAATGGCTAGTAAAGTCACAACCGACGAGCGGAACTATCAAAGAACTATTGCCAGAGTGACTTCTCAGGTTAGGAACATGGACATTCCCAACATGGAACGCGAATCTAGCACACCTCAACCCAGCGTTAAGCCAGTAGAAGTTGCTTTGCCTTATCGCTACGTACCCGGAATCAAGACTACTTGA
- the devC gene encoding ABC transporter permease DevC, producing MIGFIQQLQRRTPLGWLQLTRQKGRLLVAISGVAFADLLMLMQLGFQSALFNSATRLHDSLRADIVLLNPQALNLQDLSTFTRRRLFQAMDVPGVATAEPIYNSLVTWKNPQTLKKTQVMIIGFNPDKPAFDLPEVNQNINAIKLPDTILFDEATRGEYEEVIARIKQGEEVKTEIKGRTITIADLFTVGASFAADGTLMTSDQNFLRLFPSQDAGSVNLGLIRLKPGYEAEKVAEELKYHLRNADDIKILTKEEFIEFEKAYWQTNTPIGFIFSLGTMMGFIVGVIIVYQVLSTDVNAHIKEYATFKAMGYKNLFLLSVVFEEAIILALLGFIPGAAISTGLYALTRNATNLPLYMTVARVIQVQVMTIIMCMISGAVATRKVQSADPADMF from the coding sequence ATGATTGGATTTATCCAACAATTACAAAGAAGAACTCCTTTAGGTTGGTTGCAATTAACCCGTCAAAAAGGACGCTTATTAGTAGCAATATCGGGTGTAGCTTTTGCCGATTTGCTGATGTTGATGCAGCTTGGTTTCCAAAGTGCGTTATTTAATAGTGCCACCCGTCTTCACGATAGTTTGAGGGCAGATATCGTATTGTTAAATCCGCAAGCACTCAACTTACAGGATTTATCAACTTTTACCCGCAGGCGGCTTTTTCAGGCTATGGATGTACCGGGAGTAGCTACAGCAGAACCAATATACAATAGTTTGGTGACTTGGAAAAATCCCCAAACTCTTAAGAAAACACAAGTAATGATTATCGGATTTAATCCCGATAAACCAGCTTTTGACTTACCAGAAGTTAATCAAAATATCAACGCCATAAAACTACCAGATACTATTTTATTTGATGAAGCCACTAGAGGAGAATACGAAGAAGTAATTGCCCGGATAAAGCAAGGCGAAGAGGTCAAAACAGAAATTAAAGGAAGAACAATTACGATTGCCGATTTATTTACAGTCGGCGCATCTTTTGCCGCTGATGGTACTTTAATGACCAGCGACCAAAACTTTTTAAGATTATTTCCCAGCCAAGATGCAGGCAGCGTAAATTTGGGTTTAATTCGTTTAAAACCAGGTTACGAAGCTGAAAAAGTAGCAGAAGAATTAAAATATCATCTGAGGAATGCTGATGATATCAAAATATTAACAAAAGAAGAATTTATTGAATTTGAAAAAGCTTACTGGCAAACAAATACACCAATTGGATTTATTTTTAGTTTGGGTACAATGATGGGTTTCATTGTAGGAGTAATTATTGTTTATCAAGTACTTTCTACAGATGTGAATGCCCATATTAAAGAATATGCGACTTTTAAAGCGATGGGATATAAAAATTTATTTTTATTAAGCGTAGTTTTTGAAGAAGCGATAATTCTTGCTTTACTAGGTTTTATTCCTGGGGCTGCAATTTCAACGGGATTATATGCACTTACTCGTAATGCAACCAATTTACCGCTTTATATGACTGTAGCTAGAGTCATCCAAGTACAGGTAATGACGATTATTATGTGCATGATTTCCGGTGCTGTCGCAACTCGTAAAGTGCAGTCAGCCGATCCAGCAGATATGTTTTGA
- a CDS encoding phycobilisome linker polypeptide: MYGQTTVGTNGISSASSRMFRYEVVGIRQNDETDKNSYQIRRSASVFMTVPYNRMNEEMRRITRMGGKIINIEQVTAESASS, encoded by the coding sequence ATGTACGGACAAACAACAGTTGGTACTAATGGAATTTCTAGTGCTAGCAGCAGAATGTTTCGTTATGAAGTTGTAGGTATTCGTCAAAACGACGAAACTGACAAAAATAGTTATCAAATCCGTCGCAGTGCTAGCGTGTTCATGACAGTACCATATAACCGTATGAACGAAGAAATGCGACGGATTACCCGTATGGGCGGAAAAATAATCAATATTGAGCAAGTTACTGCTGAATCTGCATCTAGTTGA
- a CDS encoding HEAT repeat domain-containing protein, giving the protein MTEPGTEEYTAENAPSLTPEQAIINLKCSDLSLRYYAAWWLGKFRVNSPEVVEALIVALEDEEDRTELGGYPLRRNAARALGKLGDNRAVPGLIKCLECSDFYVREAAAQSLEMLKDARATPALLELLDGGVAAAVKVPGRPHLIQPYEALLEALGAIGATHTKDVIRPFLEHSVVRVQCAAARAMYQLTSEPEYGERLVQVLQNGDLKLRRMALSDLGAVGYIHAADTIASASVENSFKLIALKGLLENQFHNKDAIALDDETIKLMQLMDSLL; this is encoded by the coding sequence ATGACTGAACCGGGTACGGAAGAATATACGGCAGAGAACGCACCATCGTTAACTCCAGAGCAAGCAATTATTAATCTAAAATGCTCGGATTTGAGTCTCCGCTACTATGCTGCTTGGTGGCTGGGTAAGTTTCGTGTTAACAGCCCGGAAGTAGTTGAGGCATTGATTGTAGCTTTAGAAGATGAGGAAGATCGCACTGAACTGGGTGGTTATCCTTTACGACGTAATGCTGCAAGAGCCTTGGGTAAATTAGGCGATAACCGAGCCGTACCGGGTTTAATTAAATGCTTGGAATGCTCTGATTTTTACGTGCGTGAAGCAGCGGCTCAATCTCTAGAAATGCTCAAAGATGCAAGGGCTACTCCCGCGCTGTTAGAGCTATTAGATGGAGGTGTTGCAGCAGCCGTAAAAGTGCCTGGAAGACCTCACTTAATCCAGCCCTATGAAGCATTATTAGAGGCTTTAGGGGCAATTGGAGCCACTCATACCAAAGATGTTATTCGACCATTTCTTGAACATTCTGTAGTTAGAGTACAGTGTGCCGCAGCTAGAGCAATGTATCAGTTAACAAGCGAACCAGAATATGGAGAGCGATTGGTACAAGTGTTGCAAAATGGCGATTTAAAACTGCGTCGTATGGCATTGAGCGATTTGGGTGCGGTGGGTTATATCCATGCAGCAGACACAATTGCATCTGCCTCAGTTGAAAACAGCTTTAAGCTTATAGCTCTTAAGGGATTGCTAGAAAATCAGTTTCACAACAAAGATGCGATCGCTCTGGACGATGAGACTATCAAATTGATGCAATTAATGGATTCACTTTTGTAA
- a CDS encoding HD domain-containing protein: MPDFHQIANKLFQSWYELLQYYNINQNCAEKPFSQIVEAYSNSNRYYHNLEHIQHVLEVIQTLESRTKCFDIKTVEFAAWFHDIVYDTKAKDNEEKSAEYAVELLSSLSIPSNVIKNVKSLILKTKTHQISTSDLDAQVLLDADLAILGSNPDVYSKYAQAIRQEYIWVPEAEYFSARKRVLEHFLQRDNIYFTQLMQQTKEKTARNNLNAEIEKFLNYNPVLLEN; the protein is encoded by the coding sequence ATGCCCGATTTCCATCAAATTGCAAATAAATTATTCCAAAGCTGGTACGAATTGCTGCAATATTATAATATAAATCAAAATTGTGCGGAAAAACCTTTTTCTCAAATAGTTGAAGCTTACTCAAATTCTAATCGTTACTATCACAACTTAGAACACATTCAACACGTTTTAGAAGTAATTCAAACTTTAGAATCTCGAACAAAATGTTTTGATATCAAAACTGTTGAGTTCGCTGCTTGGTTTCATGACATAGTTTACGACACTAAAGCAAAAGATAACGAAGAAAAAAGCGCCGAATACGCAGTTGAATTACTTTCATCGTTATCAATTCCTTCTAATGTTATTAAAAACGTTAAAAGTTTAATATTAAAGACCAAAACTCATCAAATTTCAACTTCTGATTTAGATGCTCAAGTATTATTAGATGCTGACTTAGCAATTCTGGGTAGCAATCCTGACGTATATAGTAAATATGCTCAAGCAATTCGTCAAGAATATATCTGGGTGCCGGAAGCAGAATACTTTTCAGCTAGAAAGCGAGTACTAGAACACTTTTTACAGCGCGATAATATTTACTTTACCCAATTAATGCAGCAGACGAAAGAGAAAACTGCACGAAATAATTTGAATGCTGAAATAGAAAAATTTTTAAATTATAATCCTGTCTTGTTAGAAAATTAG
- a CDS encoding TetR/AcrR family transcriptional regulator gives MKLLKLSETHTENSKNKVEQILKGAMQEFLVHGYAGTSMDRVAASGGVSKATVYSHFQDKQALFKALVEKLAKERFKSVFGSNDLVGEPKQVLQELTDKALQEMLYDDEYMAFMRVVIGESGRFPEIAQFCVASLVKPAVDTLHHYFSSHPELKISDPEATARIIVGSLVHYVMTQKMMHGADILPMESHRLTNSLTDLLLFSQNNL, from the coding sequence ATGAAACTATTAAAACTTAGCGAAACTCATACCGAAAATTCCAAAAATAAAGTAGAGCAAATTCTCAAAGGAGCGATGCAAGAATTTTTGGTGCATGGCTATGCCGGTACGAGCATGGATAGAGTTGCAGCATCGGGTGGTGTTTCAAAAGCAACTGTCTACAGTCACTTTCAAGATAAACAAGCGCTTTTCAAAGCATTAGTAGAAAAATTAGCAAAAGAAAGATTTAAATCAGTTTTTGGGAGCAATGATTTAGTCGGAGAACCCAAACAAGTACTGCAAGAATTAACGGATAAAGCATTGCAAGAAATGCTTTACGATGATGAATATATGGCATTTATGCGGGTAGTAATTGGAGAATCGGGGCGTTTCCCAGAAATTGCTCAATTTTGCGTTGCGAGTTTGGTAAAGCCTGCTGTAGATACTCTTCATCATTATTTCTCATCTCATCCCGAATTGAAAATATCAGATCCAGAAGCTACAGCCAGGATTATTGTTGGTTCATTAGTTCACTATGTAATGACTCAAAAAATGATGCATGGCGCGGACATTTTACCAATGGAAAGTCATCGTTTAACAAATAGTTTGACAGATTTATTGCTTTTTTCGCAAAATAATTTGTGA
- a CDS encoding GNAT family N-acetyltransferase, whose amino-acid sequence MSTIKITNLTTKDTDDIMTIFSEAFENYPLMEFIFGDSYQQSMKHLTKLMCDEASEGDMLLGAFVEGKLQGFAFITPPQNEENNDDIESTPTSSEEAFATAIGEEALMRMEAYLDLKKANKPSSPHFYINTLAVNPQNQGKGIASAMLSHIHQMSEQDSDSNGVALDTQTQKNVGYYERFGYAVSSTADLESVKNWFMFRPNFA is encoded by the coding sequence ATGTCTACCATCAAAATCACCAATTTAACTACAAAAGATACGGATGATATTATGACAATATTTTCCGAAGCCTTTGAAAACTATCCACTCATGGAATTCATCTTTGGCGACTCATATCAACAATCTATGAAACACTTGACAAAATTGATGTGCGATGAAGCGTCTGAAGGTGATATGCTTCTCGGTGCTTTTGTGGAAGGGAAGTTACAAGGATTTGCTTTTATAACTCCTCCACAAAATGAAGAAAATAACGACGACATTGAAAGTACACCAACATCTTCAGAAGAAGCATTTGCAACAGCAATTGGAGAAGAAGCTCTAATGCGAATGGAGGCATACTTAGATTTGAAAAAGGCGAATAAACCCTCTTCTCCACATTTTTACATCAATACCCTTGCCGTAAATCCACAAAATCAGGGAAAAGGAATTGCTAGCGCAATGCTTTCACACATACATCAAATGTCAGAGCAAGATTCTGATTCTAACGGTGTTGCTCTCGATACTCAAACACAAAAAAATGTTGGATATTACGAACGTTTTGGTTATGCTGTTTCAAGCACAGCAGATTTAGAAAGTGTAAAAAATTGGTTTATGTTTAGACCTAATTTTGCATAA
- a CDS encoding phycobilisome rod-core linker polypeptide: protein MSIPLLQYKPSSQNQRVDGYEVSSEETPRIYRLEDSPTYSDIQQLIWAGYRQVFSEHEILKFYRQENLESQLKNRAITVRDFIRGLAKSEAFRRLVVETNSNYRIIEICLKRLLGRAPYNKDEEIAWSIKIATLGWGNFVDALIESEEYLTNFGENTIPYQRRRYKGRPFNLVTPRYADYWRDNQEKNRYKWGDINNFMDMASSASIKTVKPQSISTANIEIPDMTKESEPKGIPLSISTTASFPL, encoded by the coding sequence ATGTCAATCCCACTATTACAATACAAACCCAGTTCTCAAAACCAACGGGTTGATGGCTACGAAGTTTCTAGCGAGGAAACACCTAGAATTTATCGCTTGGAAGATTCTCCTACCTATAGCGATATTCAGCAATTAATTTGGGCGGGATATCGTCAAGTATTCAGCGAACACGAAATACTAAAGTTCTATCGTCAAGAAAATCTTGAATCTCAATTGAAGAATCGGGCGATTACTGTGCGCGACTTCATTAGAGGCTTGGCAAAATCCGAAGCATTTCGTCGTTTGGTAGTTGAGACTAATTCAAACTATCGCATTATCGAAATCTGCCTCAAACGTCTTTTAGGACGCGCGCCCTATAATAAAGACGAAGAAATAGCTTGGTCAATTAAGATTGCTACCTTGGGCTGGGGTAATTTTGTTGATGCACTAATTGAATCGGAAGAATATTTAACCAACTTTGGCGAAAATACGATTCCTTATCAACGTCGTCGCTATAAAGGTAGACCATTTAACTTGGTGACTCCTCGCTACGCTGACTATTGGCGCGATAACCAAGAGAAAAATCGTTATAAATGGGGCGATATCAACAACTTCATGGATATGGCGAGTTCGGCTTCTATTAAAACAGTTAAGCCTCAGTCAATTAGCACCGCGAACATCGAAATTCCCGACATGACAAAAGAAAGCGAACCTAAAGGGATTCCGCTTTCTATAAGCACTACGGCGAGTTTCCCCTTGTAA
- a CDS encoding phycobilisome rod-core linker polypeptide, protein MALPLLQYKPTTQNQRVESFGKADQNEDTPYIYRLEDVSSYTDIQNIIWAGYRQVFSEHEILSFNRQKNLESQLKNGSITTRDFIRGLAKSEAFYRIVVEVNNNYRLVDICLRRLLGRKAYNKDEEIAWSIKIGTLGFYGFVDALLDSEEYTNNFGDNTVPYQRKRMEGRPFNLVTPRYDEDFQETAGTVRTDWRFTLEKFYSEKAKTQRLSEGDPRKYADMAASVSGKGNYAQNISASSLDYMNLVPSRSR, encoded by the coding sequence ATGGCATTGCCATTACTTCAATACAAACCCACAACTCAAAATCAAAGAGTAGAAAGCTTCGGAAAAGCCGATCAAAACGAAGATACACCATATATCTATCGTTTAGAAGACGTAAGCTCTTACACCGATATTCAAAACATTATCTGGGCTGGATATCGCCAAGTTTTCAGCGAACATGAAATTCTTAGCTTTAACCGGCAAAAGAATTTAGAATCTCAGTTGAAAAACGGTTCTATCACAACACGCGATTTTATTCGTGGTTTAGCAAAGTCTGAAGCTTTTTACCGCATAGTAGTTGAAGTTAACAACAACTATCGTTTAGTAGATATCTGTCTCAGACGTTTGTTAGGTCGCAAGGCTTACAATAAAGACGAGGAAATTGCTTGGTCAATCAAAATCGGGACTTTAGGCTTTTACGGTTTTGTTGATGCCCTCCTTGATAGCGAAGAATATACAAATAACTTCGGCGATAACACCGTACCTTACCAGCGCAAACGCATGGAAGGTCGTCCTTTCAACTTAGTAACTCCTCGCTACGACGAAGACTTCCAAGAAACTGCTGGAACCGTCAGAACCGATTGGCGCTTTACTTTGGAGAAATTCTACTCCGAAAAAGCTAAAACTCAACGACTTTCTGAAGGCGACCCCCGTAAATATGCTGACATGGCAGCTTCCGTTAGTGGAAAAGGCAACTACGCTCAGAATATTAGTGCTTCCAGCTTAGACTACATGAATCTAGTACCTTCTCGTTCTCGTTAA